The genomic interval TGGCTCAGCGTGGCCAACCTTCTGAAAGTGTCAATTCATTAGTCGATGGATCGCGACTAAGCTAGTTGGCAGACACAAAGGCTCTCCCAATGGAATGGTAACTACCTGCTCGATTTCAACCAGTTTGCTCACTTATTTGAAGTGAAGTATATTTGAAATACTCTACCCTGCACTTGTCTGAGCTTGGTCCTCGCCAATAAGTTTCGGCCGCTGCTGCTGTTGCACTCTCATGATCCCGAGAATTTGCTCTGCTTCACAGTCTGGGAGATGGCCTCGGATTACAAATATGGAATAACCTGCACGTGACAGCTTCGATTAGTGTTTTGTGTTTTGGGAAACCATTGGACTTTTGCGTTACCTTCTTGTTGTAACTGCGCAAGGAAAAGCGCTAAATAAGTGTCGGAGATCAACTCCGGCCCAGTCAAAAGGGAATTCAAGTTAAACCACTGCAATGGGAAAATCACAAATcctataaataaattaagatgTAAAAGAGTAGCGTAAGAGAGCAGATTTTGTACCTGTTGCCCGAGTTTGCGTACAGTAAACCAGTGCTCCTTGTAATTGCATATGAAGGCTTTCTCATTTCTGAAATAAACCGAGAGACACTTCAGCATATTTATTAGACCGGCCGGAGATAGTTAACTCACATTGGATTTATATTCAGGCTCTGGTACTCCCGGCTGTTGAAGAGAATAAGTTCCAGTCCCCATACTCTCAGAGCATTGCTAATAACCTAAAATAACATcacaaaaatgcaattaatgcaaatgtaaagagaaaaaagccttaaaatcATCTTTGGAGCTCACTTGTATTGAAAAGAAGCCACTATCATCCATATTTCCAGAGGGTTGCTGCAAATAAACAGAACAATTGATCACTTTGGATTGCAGATACATGCATTGATATTCTAAAttgtgggatagactggccaactggcttaataattgtttgttaagatcgtaaaatgtaagataggctaactagctggctttgcaattgtttgttcgcatggCGAAATGGAAGATAGGCTGGCTAACagggtttgcaattgtttgcttgtattgtgcgatgtggccaACTAGCTTAATAATTGCTTGTTCGAATCGCGCAATGTAAGATAGGATGCGGCAGTTTGTgagagctataaaaatatcgtgtttgcatacaacttagccctgcaaaatgtctaaccatatcagcctaaagttttgtttacaaaaacttacatcgctgtcttagaaatattaccctgttttcatatataaaaactgacccactgttcattcggagaaagagttgcaaggacaacagactgtgagcggttcacagctgttagagctctctccccatcgtgcagtctggtaataaacctatttcctttaaattgatctcactctttctcaacctgctcctgaagttgtatttcagATCTATTATAAATATTCCCCACCTGTAAAAAAGTCCTGTAATCGTCGCTCGCCATCCCCCCCTCAGCCATCCTCATCCTCTCCTCTTCATCCAGTTGATGGGCAATAGAGGAGAGATCCACCGGGGTGAAGTATTCACCCTGTAGTAGGTTGTTGAGACAGTGCTGGGCACAGAGAGAGCCTTCTTgctgcaaaaatacaaaaagattcAAATATG from Stigmatopora argus isolate UIUO_Sarg chromosome 15, RoL_Sarg_1.0, whole genome shotgun sequence carries:
- the atxn3 gene encoding ataxin-3 isoform X1; the encoded protein is MDAIFHEKQEGSLCAQHCLNNLLQGEYFTPVDLSSIAHQLDEEERMRMAEGGMASDDYRTFLQQPSGNMDDSGFFSIQVISNALRVWGLELILFNSREYQSLNINPINEKAFICNYKEHWFTVRKLGQQWFNLNSLLTGPELISDTYLALFLAQLQQEGYSIFVIRGHLPDCEAEQILGIMRVQQQQRPKLIGEDQAQTSAGRLATLSQTEMDFTVQSEVVDNDEELKKALALSRQDIDVEDEEADLRRAIQLSMQGAVLTNASSDSSSGPARVDRESDGELRSNNDMLTADELRKRRQAYFDRQQHPLRSTIPSQDSTTAIENNCTEVDQQQQQKPSL
- the atxn3 gene encoding ataxin-3 isoform X2: MDAIFHEKQEGSLCAQHCLNNLLQGEYFTPVDLSSIAHQLDEEERMRMAEGGMASDDYRTFLQQPSGNMDDSGFFSIQVISNALRVWGLELILFNSREYQSLNINPINEKAFICNYKEHWFTVRKLGQQWFNLNSLLTGPELISDTYLALFLAQLQQEGYSIFVIRGHLPDCEAEQILGIMRVQQQQRPKLIGEDQAQTSAGLATLSQTEMDFTVQSEVVDNDEELKKALALSRQDIDVEDEEADLRRAIQLSMQGAVLTNASSDSSSGPARVDRESDGELRSNNDMLTADELRKRRQAYFDRQQHPLRSTIPSQDSTTAIENNCTEVDQQQQQKPSL